The Muribaculum intestinale genome includes the window TAATTCTGCCCATATCTTGCGAGAAGTTCGGCGAGAGTCTCCCCTTTGTTGTTTGCAAGGAAGAAATCCTCTCTGTTTACTTCAGGGAAGCAGTCGAACGATCCGGAAAGCGCGAGTCCTTCGAGCGTGCGTCGGTTGAGGGCGGCCTTGTCTACTCGTTCTACAAAATCGTATATCGACTGGAACTGCCCGTCTTTATTTCGTGCTCCGATTATTGCGTTTACCACATTGGCGCCGATGCCCTTGATTGCGGCAAGACCGAATCGGATGTTGCCTTTTTTGTTTACACCGAATGCACTGAATGATTCGTTGACATCGGGGCCTTTTACGTTGATGTGCATCGATTTGCACTCATCCATAAAGTTGGTGAGCTTTGTGATGTCAGTAAGGTTACGGCTGAGCACGGCAGCCATGTACTCTGCCGGATAATTGGCCTTGAGGTATGCGGTCTGGTAGGCTACCCAGGAATAGCATGTGGCGTGGCTCTTGTTGAAGGCGTATGAAGCAAATTTCTCCCAGTCGGCCCATATTTTTTCAAGAACATCAGGCTTGTGGCCGTTTGCCTGACCGCCTTCGAGGAATTTGCCTTTGAGATGATTCATCTTGTCGATGAGTTTCTTTCCCATCGCTTTTCGCAGGGTGTCGCTTTCGCCTCGGGTGAAGTTGGCAAGCAGTCGGGAGAGGAGCATGACTTGCTCCTGATATACGGTCACGCCATATGTATCTTTGAGGTATTTCTCCATCACCGGTATATCGTAGACAATGGGCTGTTTGCCATGTTTTCGGTCGATGAAGTCGGGGATATAAGCCATTGGTCCGGGACGGTAGAGGGCGTTCATGGCGATAAGGTCCTCAAATACTGATGGCTGTAGTTCGCGGAGATATTTCTGCATGCCGGGTGATTCAAACTGGAATGTTCCGGTTGTTCGTCCTTCGCAGTAGAGTTGATAGGTCTTGGAATCGTCGATAGGAATAGTGTCGATATCAATCTCTATGCCGTTGGTGAGGCGTATGTTGTTTACAGCTTCTTTTATTATCGACAGGGTCTTAAGGCCCAGGAAGTCCATTTTGATAAGTCCGGTTTCCTCGATGACGCACCCTTCGTATTGTGTGACGAGTAGTTTTGAGCCATCTTTGTCGGTAGCGGTGCTTACGGGTACCCAGTCGGTGATTGGGTCGCGTCCGATGATTACTCCACATGCATGCACACCGGTGCCTCGTACATTGCCTTCGAGCTGTCGCGCGAATTTCAGTGTCTCACGTATCTGTGCGCTCGGGCTGTTTAGCTCGGCCTTGAATTCATCTACATATTCATAGCAGTTTTTAAGGGTTGGTTTTAGTTCCTTACCGTTGACTTCCGGCATGTGCTTTGGAATCAGTTTGGTGAGACGGTTGCCTTCGGCCACAGGAAGCTGCTGCACACGAGCCACATCCTTAAGTGCCATTTTTGCAGCCATTGTTCCATAGGTTATGATATGAGCAACCTTGTCGGCGCCATATTTATCGGTAACGTATTTCAACACGTCGGCTCTTCCGTCATCATCAAAGTCGATATCGATATCAGGGAGTGAGATTCGGTCGGGGTTGAGGAAGCGTTCGAAAAGGAGGTCGTATTTCAATGGGTCGAGCTGTGTGATGCCGAGGCAGTAGGCAACCGCTGAGCCGGCGGCAGAACCACGACCCGGGCCGATTGACACGCCTCTGTCGCGGCCGGCTTGTATGAAATCTTGTACGATGAGGAAGTAACCGGGGAAGCCCATGTTTTTTATTGTGTCCAGTTCGAAGTCGAGACGTTCGCACTGTTCTTTTGTGGGAGTTCCCCATCGGCGTTTTGCTCCTTCATATGTCAGATAACGCAGATAGTCGTCATTGTCGGTAAAACCGTCGGGTAGTGGGAAGTTTGGCAAGATTGGCTTATGGTCAATGGAATATGTAGTCACTTTATCGAGAATTTCCATTGTATTCTCGATGGCTTCGGGGATGTCGGAGAATATATCGTTCATCTCCGACTGAGATTTCAGCCATTCTTGCTTAGTATAACGCATGCGCATAGGGTCGTCGACAGCCTTGTTTGTGCTTACGCATATCAGGCGGTCATGTGCGTCGGCATCATCTTCGTTTACGAAATGGACATCGTTGGTTGCGACAATTTTGATGTCAAATTTGCGAGCAATACGTATAAGTTCGGGGTTTACTTCCTGCTGTCGTTCGAATACTTCTGTGTTTGCACCGGGTAGATTAGTTTTATGGCGCTGGATTTCTATATAGTAATCGTCCCCGAATGTGTCTTTAAACCATTTTACCTGTTTTTCGGCCTCTTCGATATCTCCTGCTTGTATCAGGCGGGGTATTTCACCTCCAAGGCATGCAGAGCATACGATAAGCCCCTCGTGGTGCTCGGCAAGAGCTTTCTTGTCGGTACGCGGGTGGGAATAGAAGCCTTCGGTCCATGCCTGTGATACTATTTTTACCAGATTGTGGTAGCCGGTCTCGTTTTTTGCAAGGACTACAAGATGTCGGCCGGTGTCTTTTTTGTCGACATGGGTATGCAGAGATTCTTTGGCTACATACATCTCGCATCCAAATATCGGCTTGAATATCTTTGAGTTAAGGGCGTTTAGCTCTTTTTGAAGGTCTTCGGTTGCATCTTGATTGTTTTGTTCCCGAGCCTGCTCAAGCGATTTTTTAACCTCTTTAATCTGGTCGTTTACCTTACTGTTCTTCTTTTTTACATAGTTGTAAAATTCCTTTATTCCGAACATGTTGCCATGATCGGTTATTGCTATTCCGGGCATTCCATCGGAGATAGCCTTGTCAACTAATGCTGTGACTGATGCCTGTCCGTCGAGAACGGAATACTGAGTGTGTACGTGGAGATGTATGAATGGTGACATTTATTTCTATGGAAAGTGTTCCCCAAAGTTACGATTATTTTATCAGATTGTGTTGACAGTTTCGTTAGCGTGGATAGTTAAAATTTATGCACCGCGCAAAAATGTGTACTGTTGTTTGTGGGCAAGTCGAGAGTCGTTTCTGCATCAAATTAGATACACATATATTATATAAATCAAGCCTTGTGTAAACAAAAGTTAAAATGATTTTGTTATTTATTTGAGGGATAATAGTATAGTTTTAAAAGCATGTTTTACGACATAATTTTCTCATCGAAAAATTTGGAGGTAATGTAGAAAGTGTCTAACTTTGCACTCGCTTTTGAGAAACACCCCACGGGTGAACGACTCAAGGCCGTCCGGCAGAGGCCGAGGCGAGGCAGACGCCAAGAAATAAAAACAAAAATTTCTTCGAAAAAGTTTGGAAGTTAAGAAAGAAAGTTATTAACTTTGCAACGCTTTTCGCTTCCGGCCTTCCGGGCCGCAAGGGAGCGTCTGACAAGAACATTGAAAGCATTTACAATAGACAAGTAGTACAAGAGAAAGGGTCTGCTGCCGCAACGACGGCGGCATGACATGAAAGTCTCTTAGTCAATTTCTGAGCCAAGCGCAATAAGCGGTCGGGACATGACACTTCGGGTCGGCGATTCTTTGGTTCACAAACCGCGCAGCGGTCGTGAAAGCAATAGAAAAAACAAAGACAAAATACATACAACGAAGAGTTTGATCCTGGCTCAGGATGAACGCTAGCGACAGGCCTAACACATGCAAGTCGAGGGGCATCGGGGAGCGAAGCTTGCTTTGCTCCGCCGGCGACCGGCGCACGGGTGAGTAACGCGTATGCAACCTGCCCGTTTCAGCGGGATAACCCGGAGAAATCCGGCCTAATACCGCATGTGGCCGAGGGAAGGCATCTTCTTTCGGCCAAAGGAGGCGACTCCGGAGACGGATGGGCATGCGTGACATTAGCTTGTTGGCGGGGTAACGGCCCACCAAGGCGACGATGTCTAGGGGTTCTGAGAGGAAGGTCCCCCACACTGGTACTGAGACACGGACCAGACTCCTACGGGAGGCAGCAGTGAGGAATATTGGTCAATGGGCGAGAGCCTGAACCAGCCAAGTCGCGTGAAGGATGACGGCCCTACGGGTTGTAAACTTCTTTTGTCAGGGAGCAATTGGGTCCACGTGTGGGCTTAGCGAGAGTACCTGAAGAAAAAGCATCGGCTAACTCCGTGCCAGCAGCCGCGGTAATACGGAGGATGCGAGCGTTATCCGGATTTATTGGGTTTAAAGGGTGCGTAGGCGGAATATCAAGTCAGCGGTAAAAATTCGGGGCTCAACCCCGTCGTGCCGTTGAAACTGATGTTCTTGAGTGGGCGAGAAGTATGCGGAATGCGTGGTGTAGCGGTGAAATGCATAGATATCACGCAGAACTCCGATTGCGAAGGCAGCATACCGGCGCCCAACTGACGCTGAAGCACGAAAGCGTGGGTATCGAACAGGATTAGATACCCTGGTAGTCCACGCAGTAAACGATGAATGCTAATTGTCCGGAGGGATTGACCTCTGGGTGATACAGCGAAAGCGTTAAGCATTCCACCTGGGGAGTACGCCGGCAACGGTGAAACTCAAAGGAATTGACGGGGGCCCGCACAAGCGGAGGAACATGTGGTTTAATTCGATGATACGCGAGGAACCTTACCCGGGCTCAAACGCAGGAGGAATACATTTGAAAGGGTGTAGCTCTACGGAGTCTTCTGCGAGGTGCTGCATGGTTGTCGTCAGCTCGTGCCGTGAGGTGTCGGCTTAAGTGCCATAACGAGCGCAACCCCT containing:
- the dnaE gene encoding DNA polymerase III subunit alpha, yielding MSPFIHLHVHTQYSVLDGQASVTALVDKAISDGMPGIAITDHGNMFGIKEFYNYVKKKNSKVNDQIKEVKKSLEQAREQNNQDATEDLQKELNALNSKIFKPIFGCEMYVAKESLHTHVDKKDTGRHLVVLAKNETGYHNLVKIVSQAWTEGFYSHPRTDKKALAEHHEGLIVCSACLGGEIPRLIQAGDIEEAEKQVKWFKDTFGDDYYIEIQRHKTNLPGANTEVFERQQEVNPELIRIARKFDIKIVATNDVHFVNEDDADAHDRLICVSTNKAVDDPMRMRYTKQEWLKSQSEMNDIFSDIPEAIENTMEILDKVTTYSIDHKPILPNFPLPDGFTDNDDYLRYLTYEGAKRRWGTPTKEQCERLDFELDTIKNMGFPGYFLIVQDFIQAGRDRGVSIGPGRGSAAGSAVAYCLGITQLDPLKYDLLFERFLNPDRISLPDIDIDFDDDGRADVLKYVTDKYGADKVAHIITYGTMAAKMALKDVARVQQLPVAEGNRLTKLIPKHMPEVNGKELKPTLKNCYEYVDEFKAELNSPSAQIRETLKFARQLEGNVRGTGVHACGVIIGRDPITDWVPVSTATDKDGSKLLVTQYEGCVIEETGLIKMDFLGLKTLSIIKEAVNNIRLTNGIEIDIDTIPIDDSKTYQLYCEGRTTGTFQFESPGMQKYLRELQPSVFEDLIAMNALYRPGPMAYIPDFIDRKHGKQPIVYDIPVMEKYLKDTYGVTVYQEQVMLLSRLLANFTRGESDTLRKAMGKKLIDKMNHLKGKFLEGGQANGHKPDVLEKIWADWEKFASYAFNKSHATCYSWVAYQTAYLKANYPAEYMAAVLSRNLTDITKLTNFMDECKSMHINVKGPDVNESFSAFGVNKKGNIRFGLAAIKGIGANVVNAIIGARNKDGQFQSIYDFVERVDKAALNRRTLEGLALSGSFDCFPEVNREDFFLANNKGETLAELLARYGQNYQNAKGSQENSLFGDFDESLNTAGRPPIKSAPRWNDIERLDRERDLVGMYLSGHPLDPYFVELRYGCSQTLKEFNEEGPVEDRELTLAGLVCDYQIKQGRKGPFGILKIEDYSASAEFALFGQDYIDYGKFGIKGTPIIIRGRYGRRFANSDIRFQIASITLLEQQKGKLVSGITLNLDTEQINENLHGVLNDIMKSSTDNRTPLYLRIHDHDLNRSIRLSTALKMPVTRHSLTTLEEMAIDFDIVQS